A DNA window from Salvelinus sp. IW2-2015 linkage group LG4q.1:29, ASM291031v2, whole genome shotgun sequence contains the following coding sequences:
- the nadk2 gene encoding NAD kinase 2, mitochondrial isoform X2, translating to MTYRAFINFLCLGNRAVTILNRSSGHIQMGIRNIASQAESGFNPAKVAVVTKMTRYEFEQQRYRFSELSEEDLKQLLALKGSSYLGLLERHNIHTRNVEHIVESLQKEGMEVRVVKRGQYDEETVRWADAIISAGGDGTMLLVASKVFNKDQPVLGVNTDPERSEGHLCLPVRYTHAFPEALQKLRRGQFRWQWRQRIRLHLEGTGINPTPVDLHEQQLSLEQHNQAHRITLMEAQRSEACSLSKPYLLPVRGLNEIFIGESLSSRVKYKSFKPHLTLSLHRASYYEISVDDGPWEKQKSSGLSICTGTGSKAWSYNINKLVEQAVGEVLRIGKAQMGLDIPLSQELIEKVTDEYNKSLVFGPEEGRMIFSIREPIVNRVFSSSRQRGFANRVCVRSRCWDACMVVDGGTSFEFNDGAIATITMNEEDQLRTVLLEN from the exons ATGACTTACCGAGCCTTTATAAACTTTCTGTGCCTTGGGAATCGAGCTGTCACTATTTTAAATAGGAGCTCAGGTCACATCCAGATGGGGATACGAAATATTGCATCACAGGCTGAAAGTGGTTTCAACCCTGCGAAAGTTGCTGTGGTGACAAAGATGACAAGATATGAATTCGAGCAGCAAAGATATCGCTTTTCAGAGCTCTCAGAAGAGGACTTAAAACAGCTG CTTGCATTGAAGGGCTCCAGCTACCTTGGGCTTCTGGAGAGACACAACATCCATACCCGCAATGTGGAACACATTGTGGAGAGTCTACA GAAAGAGGGGATGGAGGTGCGTGTGGTGAAGAGAGGGCAATATGATGAAGAAACAGTGCGATGGGCAGATGCTATTATCTCTGCAGGGG GGGATGGGACTATGCTACTTGTCGCCAGTAAGGTTTTCAATAAAGACCAACCCGTTCTTGGAGTTAACACTGACCCTGAAAG GTCAGAGGGACACCTGTGCCTGCCTGTGCGTTACACACATGCCTTCCCTGAGGCACTACAAAAACTCCGCCGTGGTCAGTTCAG GTGGCAGTGGCGGCAGAGGATCCGTCTACACCTGGAGGGCACAGGGATCAACCCCACCCCAGTGGACCTACATGAACAGCAGCTCAGTCTGGAGCAACACAACCAGGCCCACCGCATCACCCTCATGGAGGCCCAGCGCA GCGAGGCTTGCAGCTTATCCAAGCCCTACCTACTCCCTGTCAGAGGACTGAATGAGATCTTCATTGGGgaatctctctcctccag GGTGAAGTATAAATCCTTCAAACCTCATCTCACCCTCTCGCTCCATAGGGCTTCCTACTATGAGATCTCTGTGGACGATGGACCGTGGGAGAAGCAGAAGAGCTCTGGACTTAGCATCTGCACTGGGACTGGATCTAAAGCCTG GTCTTACAATATTAACAAACTGGTTGAACAGGCTGTGGGAGAAGTCTTAAGAATAG GAAAGGCACAAATGGGTCTTGATATTCCACTGAGTCAGGAATTGATTGAAAAGG TGACTGATGAATACAACAAGTCTCTGGTGTTTGGTCCGGAGGAAGGCAGAATGATCTTCAGCATCAGAGAGCCCATAGTCAACAGAGTATTCTCCAGCAGTCGYCAAAGAGGCTTTGCCAACAG GGTGTGTGTGCGCTCGCGGTGCTGGGACGCGTGCATGGTGGTGGACGGCGGGACTTCTTTTGAGTTCAACGACGGTGCCATAGCAACAATCACCATGAACGAGGAGGACCAGCTCCGGACTGTTCTCCTTGAAAACTGA
- the nadk2 gene encoding NAD kinase 2, mitochondrial isoform X1: MTYRAFINFLCLGNRAVTILNRSSGHIQMGIRNIASQAESGFNPAKVAVVTKMTRYEFEQQRYRFSELSEEDLKQLLALKGSSYLGLLERHNIHTRNVEHIVESLQKEGMEVRVVKRGQYDEETVRWADAIISAGGDGTMLLVASKVFNKDQPVLGVNTDPERSEGHLCLPVRYTHAFPEALQKLRRGQFRWQWRQRIRLHLEGTGINPTPVDLHEQQLSLEQHNQAHRITLMEAQRSTAPRPPMCEACSLSKPYLLPVRGLNEIFIGESLSSRVKYKSFKPHLTLSLHRASYYEISVDDGPWEKQKSSGLSICTGTGSKAWSYNINKLVEQAVGEVLRIGKAQMGLDIPLSQELIEKVTDEYNKSLVFGPEEGRMIFSIREPIVNRVFSSSRQRGFANRVCVRSRCWDACMVVDGGTSFEFNDGAIATITMNEEDQLRTVLLEN; the protein is encoded by the exons ATGACTTACCGAGCCTTTATAAACTTTCTGTGCCTTGGGAATCGAGCTGTCACTATTTTAAATAGGAGCTCAGGTCACATCCAGATGGGGATACGAAATATTGCATCACAGGCTGAAAGTGGTTTCAACCCTGCGAAAGTTGCTGTGGTGACAAAGATGACAAGATATGAATTCGAGCAGCAAAGATATCGCTTTTCAGAGCTCTCAGAAGAGGACTTAAAACAGCTG CTTGCATTGAAGGGCTCCAGCTACCTTGGGCTTCTGGAGAGACACAACATCCATACCCGCAATGTGGAACACATTGTGGAGAGTCTACA GAAAGAGGGGATGGAGGTGCGTGTGGTGAAGAGAGGGCAATATGATGAAGAAACAGTGCGATGGGCAGATGCTATTATCTCTGCAGGGG GGGATGGGACTATGCTACTTGTCGCCAGTAAGGTTTTCAATAAAGACCAACCCGTTCTTGGAGTTAACACTGACCCTGAAAG GTCAGAGGGACACCTGTGCCTGCCTGTGCGTTACACACATGCCTTCCCTGAGGCACTACAAAAACTCCGCCGTGGTCAGTTCAG GTGGCAGTGGCGGCAGAGGATCCGTCTACACCTGGAGGGCACAGGGATCAACCCCACCCCAGTGGACCTACATGAACAGCAGCTCAGTCTGGAGCAACACAACCAGGCCCACCGCATCACCCTCATGGAGGCCCAGCGCAGTACGGCCCCTCGGCCTCCTATGT GCGAGGCTTGCAGCTTATCCAAGCCCTACCTACTCCCTGTCAGAGGACTGAATGAGATCTTCATTGGGgaatctctctcctccag GGTGAAGTATAAATCCTTCAAACCTCATCTCACCCTCTCGCTCCATAGGGCTTCCTACTATGAGATCTCTGTGGACGATGGACCGTGGGAGAAGCAGAAGAGCTCTGGACTTAGCATCTGCACTGGGACTGGATCTAAAGCCTG GTCTTACAATATTAACAAACTGGTTGAACAGGCTGTGGGAGAAGTCTTAAGAATAG GAAAGGCACAAATGGGTCTTGATATTCCACTGAGTCAGGAATTGATTGAAAAGG TGACTGATGAATACAACAAGTCTCTGGTGTTTGGTCCGGAGGAAGGCAGAATGATCTTCAGCATCAGAGAGCCCATAGTCAACAGAGTATTCTCCAGCAGTCGYCAAAGAGGCTTTGCCAACAG GGTGTGTGTGCGCTCGCGGTGCTGGGACGCGTGCATGGTGGTGGACGGCGGGACTTCTTTTGAGTTCAACGACGGTGCCATAGCAACAATCACCATGAACGAGGAGGACCAGCTCCGGACTGTTCTCCTTGAAAACTGA
- the nadk2 gene encoding NAD kinase 2, mitochondrial isoform X4, which translates to MTYRAFINFLCLGNRAVTILNRSSGHIQMGIRNIASQAESGFNPAKVAVVTKMTRYEFEQQRYRFSELSEEDLKQLLALKGSSYLGLLERHNIHTRNVEHIVESLQKEGMEVRVVKRGQYDEETVRWADAIISAGGDGTMLLVASKVFNKDQPVLGVNTDPERSEGHLCLPVRYTHAFPEALQKLRRGQFRWQWRQRIRLHLEGTGINPTPVDLHEQQLSLEQHNQAHRITLMEAQRSEACSLSKPYLLPVRGLNEIFIGESLSSRASYYEISVDDGPWEKQKSSGLSICTGTGSKAWSYNINKLVEQAVGEVLRIGKAQMGLDIPLSQELIEKVTDEYNKSLVFGPEEGRMIFSIREPIVNRVFSSSRQRGFANRVCVRSRCWDACMVVDGGTSFEFNDGAIATITMNEEDQLRTVLLEN; encoded by the exons ATGACTTACCGAGCCTTTATAAACTTTCTGTGCCTTGGGAATCGAGCTGTCACTATTTTAAATAGGAGCTCAGGTCACATCCAGATGGGGATACGAAATATTGCATCACAGGCTGAAAGTGGTTTCAACCCTGCGAAAGTTGCTGTGGTGACAAAGATGACAAGATATGAATTCGAGCAGCAAAGATATCGCTTTTCAGAGCTCTCAGAAGAGGACTTAAAACAGCTG CTTGCATTGAAGGGCTCCAGCTACCTTGGGCTTCTGGAGAGACACAACATCCATACCCGCAATGTGGAACACATTGTGGAGAGTCTACA GAAAGAGGGGATGGAGGTGCGTGTGGTGAAGAGAGGGCAATATGATGAAGAAACAGTGCGATGGGCAGATGCTATTATCTCTGCAGGGG GGGATGGGACTATGCTACTTGTCGCCAGTAAGGTTTTCAATAAAGACCAACCCGTTCTTGGAGTTAACACTGACCCTGAAAG GTCAGAGGGACACCTGTGCCTGCCTGTGCGTTACACACATGCCTTCCCTGAGGCACTACAAAAACTCCGCCGTGGTCAGTTCAG GTGGCAGTGGCGGCAGAGGATCCGTCTACACCTGGAGGGCACAGGGATCAACCCCACCCCAGTGGACCTACATGAACAGCAGCTCAGTCTGGAGCAACACAACCAGGCCCACCGCATCACCCTCATGGAGGCCCAGCGCA GCGAGGCTTGCAGCTTATCCAAGCCCTACCTACTCCCTGTCAGAGGACTGAATGAGATCTTCATTGGGgaatctctctcctccag GGCTTCCTACTATGAGATCTCTGTGGACGATGGACCGTGGGAGAAGCAGAAGAGCTCTGGACTTAGCATCTGCACTGGGACTGGATCTAAAGCCTG GTCTTACAATATTAACAAACTGGTTGAACAGGCTGTGGGAGAAGTCTTAAGAATAG GAAAGGCACAAATGGGTCTTGATATTCCACTGAGTCAGGAATTGATTGAAAAGG TGACTGATGAATACAACAAGTCTCTGGTGTTTGGTCCGGAGGAAGGCAGAATGATCTTCAGCATCAGAGAGCCCATAGTCAACAGAGTATTCTCCAGCAGTCGYCAAAGAGGCTTTGCCAACAG GGTGTGTGTGCGCTCGCGGTGCTGGGACGCGTGCATGGTGGTGGACGGCGGGACTTCTTTTGAGTTCAACGACGGTGCCATAGCAACAATCACCATGAACGAGGAGGACCAGCTCCGGACTGTTCTCCTTGAAAACTGA
- the nadk2 gene encoding NAD kinase 2, mitochondrial isoform X3 codes for MTYRAFINFLCLGNRAVTILNRSSGHIQMGIRNIASQAESGFNPAKVAVVTKMTRYEFEQQRYRFSELSEEDLKQLLALKGSSYLGLLERHNIHTRNVEHIVESLQKEGMEVRVVKRGQYDEETVRWADAIISAGGDGTMLLVASKVFNKDQPVLGVNTDPERSEGHLCLPVRYTHAFPEALQKLRRGQFRWQWRQRIRLHLEGTGINPTPVDLHEQQLSLEQHNQAHRITLMEAQRSTAPRPPMCEACSLSKPYLLPVRGLNEIFIGESLSSRASYYEISVDDGPWEKQKSSGLSICTGTGSKAWSYNINKLVEQAVGEVLRIGKAQMGLDIPLSQELIEKVTDEYNKSLVFGPEEGRMIFSIREPIVNRVFSSSRQRGFANRVCVRSRCWDACMVVDGGTSFEFNDGAIATITMNEEDQLRTVLLEN; via the exons ATGACTTACCGAGCCTTTATAAACTTTCTGTGCCTTGGGAATCGAGCTGTCACTATTTTAAATAGGAGCTCAGGTCACATCCAGATGGGGATACGAAATATTGCATCACAGGCTGAAAGTGGTTTCAACCCTGCGAAAGTTGCTGTGGTGACAAAGATGACAAGATATGAATTCGAGCAGCAAAGATATCGCTTTTCAGAGCTCTCAGAAGAGGACTTAAAACAGCTG CTTGCATTGAAGGGCTCCAGCTACCTTGGGCTTCTGGAGAGACACAACATCCATACCCGCAATGTGGAACACATTGTGGAGAGTCTACA GAAAGAGGGGATGGAGGTGCGTGTGGTGAAGAGAGGGCAATATGATGAAGAAACAGTGCGATGGGCAGATGCTATTATCTCTGCAGGGG GGGATGGGACTATGCTACTTGTCGCCAGTAAGGTTTTCAATAAAGACCAACCCGTTCTTGGAGTTAACACTGACCCTGAAAG GTCAGAGGGACACCTGTGCCTGCCTGTGCGTTACACACATGCCTTCCCTGAGGCACTACAAAAACTCCGCCGTGGTCAGTTCAG GTGGCAGTGGCGGCAGAGGATCCGTCTACACCTGGAGGGCACAGGGATCAACCCCACCCCAGTGGACCTACATGAACAGCAGCTCAGTCTGGAGCAACACAACCAGGCCCACCGCATCACCCTCATGGAGGCCCAGCGCAGTACGGCCCCTCGGCCTCCTATGT GCGAGGCTTGCAGCTTATCCAAGCCCTACCTACTCCCTGTCAGAGGACTGAATGAGATCTTCATTGGGgaatctctctcctccag GGCTTCCTACTATGAGATCTCTGTGGACGATGGACCGTGGGAGAAGCAGAAGAGCTCTGGACTTAGCATCTGCACTGGGACTGGATCTAAAGCCTG GTCTTACAATATTAACAAACTGGTTGAACAGGCTGTGGGAGAAGTCTTAAGAATAG GAAAGGCACAAATGGGTCTTGATATTCCACTGAGTCAGGAATTGATTGAAAAGG TGACTGATGAATACAACAAGTCTCTGGTGTTTGGTCCGGAGGAAGGCAGAATGATCTTCAGCATCAGAGAGCCCATAGTCAACAGAGTATTCTCCAGCAGTCGYCAAAGAGGCTTTGCCAACAG GGTGTGTGTGCGCTCGCGGTGCTGGGACGCGTGCATGGTGGTGGACGGCGGGACTTCTTTTGAGTTCAACGACGGTGCCATAGCAACAATCACCATGAACGAGGAGGACCAGCTCCGGACTGTTCTCCTTGAAAACTGA